A window of the Lentisphaera araneosa HTCC2155 genome harbors these coding sequences:
- a CDS encoding nucleotidyl transferase AbiEii/AbiGii toxin family protein, translating into MSKAASVQQLLRNQAKAQGINPNILQVRYSLERFLYRLGLSEHKNRITLKGAMLFILWSDKSFRPTKDADFLITGDISPNNIQQVIIDICSTKVEQGDAMEYDAESIKIIPIKESQEYQGLRVTLKSKLGHIPIPMQLDMGTGDIVTPPATEADFKVLIDTLPAPRLKVYNRETVIAEKLQAMVLLDLANSRMKDFYDVWIICTQFGFDEEILKEAIVSTFKRRGTDYPSEGISSLTEYFYDDPSIKIRWKAFTKKLKLDLSLEQVCIDIKGYLEAILK; encoded by the coding sequence ATGAGTAAGGCCGCATCAGTTCAACAGCTTTTACGCAATCAAGCTAAGGCTCAGGGGATCAACCCAAACATCCTTCAGGTCCGTTATTCCTTAGAACGCTTTCTTTATCGACTTGGTTTAAGTGAGCATAAAAATCGAATCACTTTAAAAGGAGCTATGCTTTTTATCTTGTGGAGTGATAAATCTTTTCGACCAACCAAAGATGCTGATTTCCTGATCACAGGAGATATTTCTCCTAACAATATTCAACAAGTTATCATCGACATTTGTAGTACCAAAGTAGAGCAAGGTGATGCTATGGAATACGATGCTGAAAGTATCAAAATTATCCCCATTAAAGAAAGCCAAGAGTATCAAGGGCTTCGAGTAACTCTCAAGTCTAAACTTGGACATATACCTATACCTATGCAGCTTGATATGGGAACGGGCGACATCGTAACACCCCCTGCGACAGAAGCCGACTTCAAAGTCCTTATAGATACTCTTCCAGCTCCTAGACTTAAGGTATATAATCGTGAAACTGTAATAGCTGAGAAACTACAAGCTATGGTTTTATTGGACTTGGCGAATAGTAGAATGAAGGACTTCTACGATGTCTGGATCATCTGTACCCAATTTGGTTTTGATGAAGAGATACTTAAAGAGGCTATTGTATCTACTTTTAAGCGACGTGGCACAGACTATCCTTCTGAAGGCATTAGTTCACTCACTGAATACTTCTACGATGACCCTTCTATTAAAATTCGATGGAAAGCTTTTACTAAAAAGTTAAAGCTTGACCTTAGTTTAGAACAAGTATGTATTGATATCAAGGGGTACTTGGAGGCTATTCTTAAGTGA